One part of the Falco peregrinus isolate bFalPer1 chromosome 14, bFalPer1.pri, whole genome shotgun sequence genome encodes these proteins:
- the BRD7 gene encoding bromodomain-containing protein 7, producing MGSRHLPRLLGCASLGLVSATTARPTPAAAAMGKKHKKHKSDKHPYEEYVEKPLKLVLKVGGSEVAELSTGNAGLDSSLYDDKSEHEKHKDRKRKKRKKGEKQVPGEEKEKRKRKVKEDKKKRDRDHADSEGEQEMKCQTPIRLELPPEKPLTSTLSKQEEVEQTPLQEALNQLMRQLQRKDPSSFFSFPVTDFIAPGYSMIIKNPMDFSTMKEKIKNNGYQSIEELKDNFKLMCTNAMIYNKPDTIYYKAAKKLLHSGMKILSQERIQSLKQSIEFMADLQKTRKQKDKTELQPTGEDENGPGKDKGEPVDGDTKAFKTPSKEHKKKDKDLLEDKLRNNSLEREQEQIDRIVRESGGKLTRRLPNSQCEFERRKPDGTTTLGLLNPVDLTAGEPGYCPVKLGMTAGRLQSGVNTLQGFKEDKRNKVTPVTYLNYGPYSSYAPTYDSTFANISKEDSDLIYSTYGEDSNHGSFSIHEFLMKSQDYPFLMADSLLDVLTKGGHSRALRELETPLEEAEGPRERSDAMIMEIDVAARLDSANDRLTALKAVTNFGMPIEEFDSEEAEIFQRKLDETTKLLRELQDAQNERLSTKPPPNMICLLGPSYREMHLAERVTNNLKELAQQVTPGDIVSTYGIRKAMGISVPLPDSEDSWVDLTEDFQEPKKTVAIPESECGPVTV from the exons ATGGGCAGTCGTCATCTTCCCCGTCTTCTGGGGTGCGCGTCGCTGGGGCTGGTCTCCGCGACAACAGCGCGGCCTacgccggcggccgccgccatGGGGAAGAAGCACAAGAAGCACAAGTCGGACAAGCACCCCTAcgagg AATATGTGGAAAAGCCGCTGAAGCTGGTGCTGAAAGTCGGAGGAAGTGAAGTCGCTGAACTGTCTACTGGCAATGCAGGGCTGGATTCCAGCCTGTATGATGACAAATCTGAACATGAAAAACAcaaggacagaaaaaggaagaagagaaagaaaggagaaaaacaagttcctggagaagaaaaggagaaaagaaagagaaaagttaaG GAGGATAAAAAGAAACGAGATCGAGACCATGCAGACAGTGAGGGAGAACAGGAAATGAAATGTCAGACCCCCATCAGATTGGAGTTGCCACCAGAGAAACCATTGACAAGTACTTTATCAAAACAGGAAG AGGTGGAGCAGACCCCACTCCAGGAAGCCCTGAATCAGCTCATGAGACAGCTACAGAG AAAGGATCCaagttctttcttttcatttcctgtgACTGACTTTATTGCCCCTGGCTATTCCATGATCATTAAAAACCCAATGGATTTTAGTACCATGAAAGAGAAGATCAAGAACAACGGGTACCAGTCCATAGAAGAACTAAAG GATAACTTCAAACTGATGTGTACTAATGCAATGATTTACAACAAACCAGACACAATTTACTACAAAGCTGCGAAAAAACTGCTGCACTCAGGGATGAAGATACTTAGTCAG GAGAGGATTCAGAGCCTGAAACAAAGTATAGAATTCATGGCTGACCTGCAGAAGACAAGGAAGCAGAAGGACAAGACAGAACTACAGCCAACTGGGGAAGATGAAAATGGTCCTGGGAAAGACAAAGGAGAACCTGTGGATGGTGACACCAAAGCATTCAAAACACCTAGCAAGGAACACAAAAA GAAGGACAAAGATCTACTTGAAGACAAATTACGAAACAATAGCTTGGAAAGGGAACAAGAGCAAATTGATCGTATTGTTAGAGAATCTGGAGGAAAGTTAACGAGACGACTTCCAAACAGCCAG TGTgaatttgaaagaagaaaaccagatggTACAACAACTCTGGGCCTTCTTAATCCAGTTGACCTTACTGCGGGAG AACCAGGTTACTGCCCTGTAAAGCTGGGCATGACAGCAGGAAGGCTTCAGTCAGGAGTTAATACGTTACAAGGGTtcaaagaagataaaagaaacaagGTTACTCCAG TGACATACTTGAATTACGGACCCTATAGTTCATATGCTCCAACATACGATTCTACATTTGCCAACATAAGCAAAGAAGATTCTGACTTAATCTATTCAACATATGGGGAAGATTCTAATCACGGCTCTTTCAG TATTCATGAATTTTTGATGAAATCACAAGATTATCCTTTCTTAATGGCTGATAGTTTGCTTGATGTTCTAACTAAAGGAGGACATTCTAGAGCTCTCAGAGAACTAGAAACG CCGCTGGAGGAGGCTGAAGGCCCACGTGAGAGAAGCGATGCAATG attaTGGAAATTGATGTTGCTGCCAGGTTGGACTCTGCCAATGACAGACTTACAGCACTGAAAGCAGTTACAAACTTTGGCATGCCTATAGAAGAGTTTGATTCTGAGG AGGCTGAAATCTTCCAGAGGAAACTTGACGAAACAACAAAGCTACTGAGAGAACTCCAGGACGCTCAAAATGAACGACTAAGTACAAAACCACCTCCTAATATGATTTGTCTTCTGGGTCCATCTTACAGAGAGATGCACTTGG CGGAGAGAGTAACCAATAACTTGAAAGAACTTGCACAACAAGTGACTCCAGGCGATATTGTCAGTACCTATGGAATCCGGAAAGCGATGGGAATTTCAGTTCCTTTACCTGATTCAGAAGACAGCTGGGTAGATTTGACAGAGG ACTTTCAAGAACCTAAAAAGACTGTCGCCATCCCTGAGAGCGAGTGCGGTCCAGTCACAGTCTGA